In the genome of Magnolia sinica isolate HGM2019 chromosome 2, MsV1, whole genome shotgun sequence, one region contains:
- the LOC131236712 gene encoding uncharacterized protein At2g29880-like, translated as MDQVLLNTLLEQIALGRKADNGFKREAYQAAVEQVSKETHVCVNWSNVVNRMKYHKKCYNDVKDMLAASGFGWDNERKVVTAPDEVWEAYPRCHSRTERLRGKRIERMDDLVVIVSDDQAIGRYAQGSRNLAASSSRVQRDLNQIWSDEDEDLKDSVDLFANNLGDSAMKSRFSDNQSRENQSGRSTPKRTPDSGNKTGGSTTSKRLCRTRPCDVLGISLTHVTEAMSNFGLGEEVNRTTKVLDILEEVEGLTNAEFIEVGQLLSRDKQLASFFVSLRVERRME; from the exons ATGGATCAAGTTTTGTTGAACACGTTGCTAGAACAGATTGCCCTAGGACGCAAAGCAGACAATGGGTTTAAAAGGGAAGCATACCAAGCTGCGGTTGAGCAAGTTTCTAAAGAAACTCATGTATGCGTGAATTGGTCAAACGTCGTAAACCGTATGAAATATCACAAGAAATGCTATAATGATGTGAAAGATATGCTCGCTGCTAGCGGCTTCGGTTGGGATAACGAACGAAAGGTTGTAACCGCGCCAGACGAAGTATGGGAAGCCTATCCAAGG TGTCATTCACGAACTGAAAGACTCCGAGGAAAGCGGATCGAGAGGATGGATGATTTAGTTGTCATCGTCAGTGATGATCAGGCGATTGGTAGATACGCACAAGGCAGTAGGAATTTGGCTGCATCCTCGTCACGTGTCCAACGAGATTTAAATCAAATATGgtcagatgaggatgaggatttGAAAGATAGTGTGGATCTATTCGCGAACAATTTAGGGGACTCGGCGATGAAATCGCGATTTTCTGACAATCAGTCTCGGGAAAATCAGTCTGGTCGAAGTACACCTAAACGTACACCTGATTCTGGGAATAAAACTGGCGGTAGTACTACTTCGAAGCGGCTGTGTCGTACTCGTCCTTGTGACGTACTCGGGATATCTCTAACTCACGTTACCGAAGCCATGAGTAATTTTGGTCTTGGAGAAGAAGTGAATCGTACCACTAAAGTGTTGGACATCCTTGAAGAGGTAGAGGGGTTGACCAACGCCGAGTTTATCGAAGTTGGGCAGCTCCTCTCAAGGGACAAACAACTCGCTTCTTTCTTTGTTAGTCTCCGAGTGGAACGCCGCATGGAATGA